The following coding sequences are from one Mesorhizobium onobrychidis window:
- a CDS encoding ArnT family glycosyltransferase yields the protein MLEQKERATVRFDLPARRSGSDQGCHIVRGMVFMLAEPAATGTGDEISLKYSIKWDEWLAESRIGPFPTAIVTVAAYLALQTVILSVLATWAGTGVGVDDAEQLIYLPYLWAGYGGSQPPLYTWINWLAAQIFGTNIFTLKLVKYSVLFLAACSVFAAMRRFGYTKATAAAAMLGLFTIPQIAWESQRALSHSVAVVGFCALLLLAMANLIERRSVIAYAVFGLATAAAILAKYNDVFLVLALVAAVLSLRELRGAILDPKFAISVAVAILVLAPTTYWSLMHPADLLARGEKFGIDLQQGRMTAAATGAGKFIMGTFNFAVLPVLVCALAFALTGFRFSERRPKAPAREVLLWRTLALGLAMLAIFVLATSVTEVKARWLVPVLVILPLAMAAYMERLSPRGRDAQLLVIAAGAIIAVLLAPATWYFQINGTSGLSRMIRVDYPALYRQLSADGPVKTAISDGAWVGNLRLVDEKLVALDQEVPNFDRLVQEPAVLVWLDRDDPRPVILEQLKKAGYEPDGQPRQIMVPLLPSIDKSARPGAYMKLKRMAAEKATAPEEGVSKGAEGGQEPD from the coding sequence ATGCTAGAACAAAAAGAGAGAGCGACGGTGCGATTCGACCTGCCTGCCCGCCGCTCCGGCAGCGATCAGGGCTGCCACATTGTGCGGGGCATGGTCTTCATGCTAGCGGAGCCGGCGGCAACTGGCACGGGCGATGAGATCTCGTTGAAGTATTCGATAAAATGGGACGAATGGCTTGCCGAGAGCAGGATCGGCCCCTTCCCGACGGCGATCGTCACGGTCGCCGCTTACTTGGCCTTGCAAACCGTCATATTGTCCGTGCTGGCCACTTGGGCAGGAACTGGCGTCGGCGTCGATGACGCGGAGCAGCTGATTTATCTTCCATATCTTTGGGCTGGATATGGCGGCTCGCAACCGCCTCTCTACACATGGATCAACTGGCTGGCCGCGCAAATTTTCGGCACCAATATTTTCACGCTAAAGCTCGTCAAATACTCCGTGCTGTTCCTCGCCGCCTGTAGTGTGTTCGCCGCCATGCGGCGGTTCGGCTACACGAAAGCGACGGCAGCGGCGGCCATGCTCGGACTTTTCACAATCCCGCAAATCGCCTGGGAATCGCAGCGGGCCTTGTCGCATTCGGTCGCCGTTGTCGGGTTCTGCGCGCTGCTCCTGCTCGCGATGGCTAATCTGATCGAGCGGCGAAGCGTGATCGCCTATGCGGTGTTTGGCTTGGCAACGGCTGCGGCAATTCTTGCCAAATACAACGACGTATTCCTGGTGTTAGCCCTTGTTGCGGCGGTGCTGTCGCTGCGCGAGTTGCGCGGCGCGATCCTCGATCCGAAATTCGCAATCAGCGTTGCCGTCGCGATATTGGTGCTGGCGCCAACCACATATTGGAGCCTTATGCATCCTGCCGATTTGCTGGCGAGAGGCGAGAAGTTCGGAATAGACCTACAGCAGGGGCGCATGACGGCCGCGGCCACCGGCGCCGGCAAGTTTATCATGGGGACCTTCAATTTCGCTGTCTTGCCGGTGCTCGTTTGCGCGCTGGCTTTCGCGCTGACGGGGTTTCGTTTCTCCGAGCGTCGCCCCAAAGCTCCGGCCAGGGAAGTTCTCTTGTGGCGTACCTTGGCGCTCGGCTTGGCCATGCTGGCGATATTTGTGCTGGCCACCAGCGTGACCGAGGTCAAGGCCCGTTGGCTGGTGCCGGTCCTGGTCATCTTGCCGCTGGCGATGGCCGCCTATATGGAACGGCTCTCACCACGCGGCAGGGACGCACAGCTCCTGGTGATCGCGGCCGGAGCGATCATCGCCGTTCTGCTCGCGCCCGCCACTTGGTACTTCCAGATAAACGGGACCAGTGGTCTCTCGCGGATGATCCGGGTGGATTACCCGGCCCTCTATCGCCAGCTGAGTGCCGACGGGCCGGTGAAAACCGCAATATCCGACGGTGCATGGGTCGGAAATCTGCGGTTGGTCGACGAAAAATTGGTGGCGCTTGACCAGGAAGTGCCGAATTTCGACAGGCTGGTGCAAGAGCCGGCCGTACTCGTCTGGCTTGACCGCGACGATCCGCGGCCGGTCATTTTGGAGCAGCTCAAAAAGGCCGGCTATGAGCCGGACGGCCAACCAAGGCAAATCATGGTTCCGCTATTGCCTAGCATCGACAAGTCTGCCCGGCCCGGCGCATATATGAAATTGAAGAGAATGGCTGCGGAAAAAGCCACAGCGCCCGAGGAAGGCGTTAGCAAAGGAGCCGAGGGTGGACAGGAACCCGACTGA
- a CDS encoding GcvT family protein, with amino-acid sequence MKSHAKAVVIGGGVVGCSVLYHLAKAGWTDIMLIERSELTSGSSWHAAGGFHTLNGDPNVAKLQAYTVQLYKEIEELSGQSCSLHLTGGVMMADTPERMDFLRLAHAKGRYLGMDTELITPSEAKAMFPLMDETNFVGAMWDPVEGHLDPSGTTHAYAKAARKLGAEIVLRNRVVELTQEVDGTWNVVTEQGTVKAEHVVNCGGLWAREIGRMVGVELPLLAMEHMYLLTEPMPEVEEFNKSTGREMIGVMDFKGEIYTRQERNGILLGTYEKACKPWSPINTPWDFGHELLQPDIDRIAPSLEIGFKHFPGIEKAGIKQIINGPFTFALDGNPLVGPVQGLTNFWCACAVMAGFSQGGGVGLALSNWMVHGDPGFDVWGMDVARFGEWATLRYTNAKVRENYSRRFSIRFPNEELPAARPAQTTPLYDTMLANNAVMGDSWGLETPLWFAPEDTEPKDIVSFHRSNDFGPIGEEVRATREKVGVTEIANFAKYEVSGPAAEDFLNRLMTNRMPKTGRIVLTPMLNEFGRLIGDFTIAKAGEERFMIWSSSAAQKYHMRWFEKHLPRDGSVRIHRFDQTLVGLSIAGPRSRDLLQKLVDVDISTKAFRFMDFREMAVGGAPCMVNRITYTGDLGYEIWMAPAYQRLVYKAIKDAGEEFGLVDFGMRALLSMRLEKNFPTWFRELRPIYGPFEGAMDRFIKLEKNDFIGREAAAKEQAAEPKLRRVSFIVDAADADVMGDEPIWAKVGGKDFGTVEKPHGYGAQRFDTSGKEVRGSRAAEGASAVRGIVDGDWRVVGWVTSGGYAHYVRKSMAQGYVPAALAGNESAGLFEIEILGSRRPARINVEPPFDPSGEKMRT; translated from the coding sequence ATGAAATCTCATGCAAAAGCGGTTGTCATCGGCGGCGGCGTTGTCGGCTGCTCGGTGCTCTACCATCTGGCCAAGGCCGGCTGGACCGACATCATGCTGATCGAGCGCTCGGAGCTCACCTCCGGCTCGTCCTGGCATGCGGCGGGCGGTTTCCATACGCTCAACGGCGATCCCAACGTCGCCAAGCTGCAGGCCTATACGGTGCAGCTCTACAAGGAGATCGAAGAACTTTCCGGCCAGTCTTGTTCGCTGCACCTGACCGGCGGCGTGATGATGGCCGACACGCCCGAGCGCATGGACTTCCTGCGCCTTGCCCACGCCAAGGGCCGCTATCTCGGCATGGACACCGAGCTGATCACGCCGTCCGAGGCCAAGGCGATGTTCCCGCTGATGGACGAGACGAATTTCGTCGGCGCCATGTGGGATCCGGTCGAAGGCCATCTCGACCCTTCCGGCACCACCCACGCCTACGCCAAGGCGGCCAGGAAGCTCGGCGCCGAGATCGTGCTGCGCAACCGCGTCGTCGAGCTGACGCAGGAAGTCGACGGCACCTGGAACGTCGTTACCGAGCAAGGCACGGTGAAGGCCGAGCATGTCGTCAACTGCGGCGGCCTGTGGGCGCGCGAAATCGGCCGCATGGTCGGTGTCGAGCTGCCGCTGCTGGCTATGGAGCATATGTACCTCTTGACCGAGCCAATGCCGGAGGTTGAGGAATTCAACAAGTCGACCGGCCGCGAGATGATCGGCGTGATGGACTTCAAGGGCGAAATCTACACCCGCCAGGAACGCAACGGCATCCTGCTCGGCACCTATGAAAAGGCCTGCAAGCCGTGGTCGCCGATCAACACGCCGTGGGATTTCGGCCATGAGCTGCTGCAGCCCGACATCGACCGCATCGCGCCGTCGCTCGAAATCGGCTTCAAGCATTTTCCCGGCATCGAGAAGGCCGGCATCAAGCAGATCATCAACGGTCCCTTCACCTTCGCACTGGATGGCAATCCGCTGGTTGGTCCGGTGCAGGGCCTGACCAATTTCTGGTGCGCCTGCGCCGTCATGGCCGGTTTCTCGCAGGGCGGCGGCGTCGGCCTGGCATTGTCGAACTGGATGGTCCATGGCGATCCCGGCTTCGACGTCTGGGGCATGGACGTGGCGCGCTTCGGCGAATGGGCGACGCTGCGCTACACCAATGCCAAGGTGCGCGAAAACTATTCGCGCCGCTTTTCCATCCGCTTTCCCAACGAGGAACTGCCGGCCGCGCGCCCGGCGCAAACGACGCCACTCTATGACACGATGCTGGCCAACAACGCCGTCATGGGCGATAGTTGGGGGCTCGAAACCCCGCTCTGGTTCGCACCTGAAGACACGGAGCCGAAGGACATCGTTTCCTTCCATCGCTCCAACGATTTCGGCCCGATCGGCGAGGAAGTGCGTGCGACCCGCGAGAAGGTCGGCGTCACCGAGATCGCCAACTTCGCCAAATACGAAGTCTCCGGGCCGGCAGCCGAGGATTTCCTCAACCGGCTCATGACCAACCGCATGCCGAAGACCGGCCGCATCGTGCTGACCCCGATGCTGAACGAGTTCGGCAGGCTGATCGGCGACTTCACCATCGCCAAGGCTGGTGAAGAGCGCTTCATGATCTGGAGCTCGTCGGCGGCGCAGAAGTATCATATGCGCTGGTTCGAGAAGCACCTGCCGAGAGATGGTAGCGTCCGCATCCACCGCTTCGACCAGACGCTTGTCGGCCTCTCGATCGCCGGGCCGAGATCGCGCGATCTGCTGCAGAAGCTTGTTGACGTGGATATTTCGACCAAGGCTTTCCGCTTCATGGATTTCCGCGAGATGGCGGTTGGCGGCGCGCCCTGCATGGTCAATCGCATTACCTATACCGGTGACCTCGGCTACGAAATCTGGATGGCGCCGGCCTACCAACGGCTGGTCTACAAGGCGATCAAGGATGCCGGTGAAGAGTTTGGCCTCGTCGATTTCGGCATGCGCGCCTTGCTCTCGATGCGCCTGGAAAAGAATTTTCCGACCTGGTTCCGCGAGTTGCGCCCGATCTACGGGCCGTTCGAAGGGGCTATGGATCGCTTCATCAAGCTGGAGAAGAACGACTTCATCGGGCGCGAAGCGGCGGCCAAGGAACAGGCAGCAGAACCGAAACTGCGCCGTGTCTCTTTCATCGTAGATGCCGCGGATGCCGACGTGATGGGCGACGAGCCGATCTGGGCCAAGGTCGGCGGCAAGGATTTTGGCACGGTGGAAAAGCCGCACGGCTATGGCGCGCAGCGCTTCGACACATCAGGCAAGGAAGTGCGCGGCTCCAGGGCCGCGGAAGGCGCCTCGGCCGTGCGCGGCATCGTCGACGGCGACTGGCGCGTGGTCGGCTGGGTCACCTCCGGCGGCTATGCCCATTACGTCCGGAAATCGATGGCGCAAGGCTATGTGCCGGCGGCCTTGGCCGGGAACGAGAGCGCCGGACTGTTCGAGATCGAAATCCTCGGAAGCCGGCGCCCGGCCCGCATCAATGTCGAGCCGCCTTTCGACCCGAGCGGCGAGAAGATGCGGACCTAG
- a CDS encoding trimethylamine methyltransferase family protein, with amino-acid sequence MTAALHPAEPASANERARRGGRAGKRAGGSAAFEQPPFRQLKIPLTPTRLVSEDELESIHLASLRVLREIGVDVLHDEARRIMKAHGADVREGSERVRFDSDMILELVSHCPSEFTIHARNPAHNVRFGGDNLIISMMASAPNCSDIDRGRRPGNQQDYRNFLKLAQMHNILNCTGGYPVEPIDIHPSVRHLECIRDLSVLTDKVFHIYSLGKERNVDGIEITRIARGISDEQLLEEPSVFTIINTNSPLKLDVPMMEGIIQMSSKGQVVIVTPFTLSGAMAPVTIAGALVQQNAEALSGIAFAQMVRKGAPVGYGGFTSNVDMKSGAPAFGTPEYMKAQLVGGQLARRYNIPYRTSNTCAANTVDAQAAYESVFSLWGAIQGGGNLMMHAAGWLEGGLRCSYEKTILDIDLLQMVAEFLTPLDLSEEALGFDAIQSVGPGGHFFGTQHTQDRYKTAFYSPIISDWRNFETWAEAGSPTAFEKANRVWKERLASYEEPYMDPAIREELNAFVDKRRSEGGAPTDF; translated from the coding sequence ATGACCGCCGCCCTTCATCCCGCCGAACCGGCATCGGCAAACGAGCGCGCCCGTCGCGGCGGCCGCGCGGGAAAGCGCGCCGGCGGATCGGCGGCGTTCGAGCAGCCGCCTTTCCGTCAGCTGAAAATCCCGCTGACGCCGACCAGGCTTGTCTCCGAAGACGAGTTGGAATCGATCCACCTCGCCTCGCTACGTGTTCTCAGGGAAATTGGCGTCGACGTGCTGCACGACGAGGCAAGGCGCATCATGAAGGCGCATGGCGCGGATGTCCGCGAAGGCAGCGAGCGGGTGCGCTTCGACAGCGACATGATCCTCGAGCTGGTTTCGCACTGCCCGTCGGAATTCACCATCCATGCCCGTAATCCAGCGCACAATGTCCGCTTCGGCGGCGACAATCTGATCATCTCGATGATGGCGTCGGCACCCAATTGTTCCGACATCGATCGCGGCCGCCGGCCGGGCAACCAGCAGGACTACCGCAACTTCCTCAAGCTCGCGCAAATGCACAACATCCTGAACTGCACGGGCGGTTATCCGGTCGAGCCGATCGACATCCATCCTTCCGTCCGGCACCTCGAATGCATCCGCGATCTGAGCGTGCTCACCGACAAGGTGTTCCACATCTATTCGCTCGGCAAGGAGCGCAATGTCGACGGCATCGAGATCACCAGGATCGCGCGCGGCATCAGCGACGAACAGCTTCTCGAGGAGCCATCGGTGTTCACCATCATCAACACCAATTCGCCGCTCAAGCTCGACGTGCCGATGATGGAAGGTATTATCCAGATGTCGAGCAAGGGCCAGGTCGTCATCGTGACGCCGTTCACCCTGTCGGGCGCCATGGCGCCGGTGACCATCGCCGGCGCGCTGGTGCAGCAGAATGCCGAAGCGCTGTCCGGCATTGCCTTCGCCCAGATGGTGCGCAAGGGCGCGCCCGTCGGCTATGGCGGTTTCACCTCTAACGTCGACATGAAGTCCGGCGCGCCGGCCTTCGGCACGCCGGAATACATGAAGGCGCAATTGGTCGGCGGCCAGCTCGCCCGCCGCTACAACATCCCCTACCGCACCTCCAACACCTGCGCCGCCAACACGGTCGACGCGCAGGCGGCCTATGAAAGCGTGTTCTCGCTGTGGGGCGCCATCCAGGGCGGCGGCAATCTGATGATGCATGCGGCCGGCTGGCTGGAAGGAGGCCTGCGCTGCTCCTACGAGAAGACCATTCTGGACATCGATCTGCTGCAGATGGTGGCCGAGTTCCTGACCCCGCTCGACCTCTCCGAGGAGGCCCTCGGCTTCGACGCCATCCAGTCCGTCGGTCCGGGCGGCCATTTCTTCGGCACCCAGCATACCCAGGACCGCTACAAGACCGCTTTCTATTCGCCTATCATCTCCGACTGGCGCAATTTCGAGACCTGGGCGGAAGCCGGATCGCCGACGGCTTTCGAAAAGGCCAATCGGGTCTGGAAGGAGCGGTTGGCCTCCTATGAAGAGCCGTATATGGACCCGGCTATCCGCGAGGAGCTCAACGCCTTCGTCGACAAACGCCGGTCCGAAGGCGGCGCGCCGACCGATTTTTGA
- a CDS encoding phospholipase D-like domain-containing protein encodes MSDVVSVRAATNNEVAFIAWDIDGMIDGCLGFEIVRIYPGTGEERCLASWVPFKGQRNKDWIPQDTGVWPVQKTFWRDLTVRRRRDSLEIRPDGEMVAYRVRPIGDMRPGLDPVPVRPEKAYTGAARPLGYLGQGAVSPTIFLGSMFGKARLAFTNGVLSTQWLSRALEDAGIKVGQRDKIRAELQRPGSKIRAYLHGEVPDLLTSLMKRAKAEGGTVRLALYELGDDELCDAIIDAKDVVDVILSNSGRDEQTKAWDAGNAPFRKRLREAGVVLTDRLFNNNHIGHNKFAVYRDAQGNPQAVMTGSTNWTSTGICGQSNNAFIRDDPAMAEVFDAYWERMKADVFPPPASESAPGRVAQKQGKPFRLKNRTPNHVNGTTIWFSPNDPDRSNKDISVRPVDLEDVFARIKAAKEAVLFLVFNPSRLGNNSVIDQAVAAATANPKLIVQGAISDHTAMPNYVAPTRDPVTRKSNKDGKSPFVFPEKVWEAPNVSIVRAANLTGASVARDFQAEVLTVGHAIVHDKIVIIDPMADNATVIAGSHNLGYKASYENDENMVIVEGDKTFAAAFAVHMLDVFDHYKFRAWRRTIGEGPSDNDGLSIDDKWLKPYAEGRKGAIARYFP; translated from the coding sequence GTGTCGGATGTTGTCAGCGTGCGTGCAGCGACCAACAACGAAGTCGCCTTCATTGCCTGGGATATTGACGGAATGATCGACGGCTGTCTCGGCTTCGAAATCGTCCGCATCTATCCCGGCACCGGCGAGGAACGCTGTCTGGCGTCCTGGGTGCCTTTCAAAGGGCAACGGAACAAGGACTGGATTCCGCAGGATACCGGCGTCTGGCCGGTGCAGAAGACATTCTGGCGCGATCTTACGGTGCGGCGGCGCCGCGACAGCCTCGAAATCAGGCCGGATGGCGAAATGGTCGCCTACCGAGTGCGTCCGATCGGCGACATGCGGCCCGGCCTCGATCCGGTGCCGGTGCGCCCCGAGAAAGCCTATACCGGCGCGGCGCGGCCGCTCGGCTATCTCGGACAAGGTGCCGTCAGCCCGACCATCTTTCTGGGATCGATGTTCGGCAAGGCGCGGCTCGCCTTCACCAACGGCGTGCTCTCGACGCAATGGTTGTCGCGCGCCCTGGAAGACGCCGGCATCAAGGTCGGGCAGCGCGATAAGATCAGGGCCGAGCTTCAGCGTCCCGGCAGCAAGATACGCGCCTATCTTCACGGCGAGGTACCGGATCTGCTCACCAGCCTGATGAAACGGGCCAAGGCCGAGGGCGGCACTGTCAGGCTTGCCCTCTATGAACTTGGCGATGACGAGCTGTGCGACGCGATCATCGACGCCAAGGATGTCGTCGACGTCATTCTTTCGAATTCGGGCAGGGATGAACAAACGAAGGCCTGGGACGCGGGCAACGCGCCCTTCAGAAAGCGGCTGCGCGAGGCGGGCGTCGTGCTGACCGACCGTCTGTTCAACAACAACCATATCGGCCATAACAAATTTGCCGTCTACCGCGATGCCCAGGGCAATCCGCAAGCGGTCATGACCGGCAGCACCAACTGGACGTCGACGGGCATTTGCGGACAGTCCAACAACGCCTTTATCCGCGACGACCCTGCCATGGCCGAAGTGTTCGATGCCTATTGGGAGCGGATGAAGGCCGACGTGTTCCCGCCGCCCGCGAGCGAAAGTGCTCCCGGACGTGTGGCGCAGAAGCAAGGCAAGCCGTTTCGCCTGAAGAATCGCACACCGAACCATGTCAATGGGACCACCATCTGGTTCTCGCCAAACGATCCCGACCGCAGCAACAAGGACATCTCGGTGCGGCCTGTCGATCTCGAAGACGTTTTCGCACGGATCAAGGCGGCGAAGGAGGCGGTGCTCTTTCTCGTGTTCAATCCTTCGCGGCTTGGCAACAATTCGGTCATCGATCAGGCGGTCGCGGCGGCGACGGCGAACCCAAAGCTGATCGTGCAAGGCGCAATCAGCGATCACACCGCCATGCCCAACTACGTTGCCCCGACCAGGGACCCAGTCACCCGCAAATCGAACAAGGACGGCAAATCGCCATTTGTCTTTCCGGAGAAGGTCTGGGAGGCGCCGAACGTCTCAATCGTCAGGGCGGCCAACCTCACGGGGGCCTCCGTTGCGCGGGATTTCCAGGCGGAAGTGCTGACCGTCGGCCATGCGATCGTGCACGACAAGATCGTCATCATCGATCCGATGGCCGACAACGCGACTGTTATCGCCGGCAGCCACAACCTTGGCTACAAGGCGTCCTATGAAAACGACGAGAACATGGTGATTGTGGAAGGCGACAAGACGTTTGCTGCGGCCTTTGCGGTGCATATGCTCGACGTGTTCGACCACTACAAGTTCCGCGCCTGGCGCAGAACGATTGGAGAAGGACCGTCGGACAATGACGGGCTCTCCATCGACGACAAGTGGCTGAAGCCTTACGCGGAGGGCAGGAAGGGGGCGATTGCCCGGTATTTTCCGTAG
- a CDS encoding MFS transporter has translation MDLAEENSGETMQWAAITGVIATVSVFAIAQGLSYPLLSFILQRQGVSPAMIGLSAAMTPVGFIVSSPLIPALARRFGAGRTALTCAALSAIMLALIGWTQNVYLWFPLRFLIGVVTNPLYVLSEIWVIALAPPLRRGRVMGVYSTVISAGFAAGPLCLLAVGTEGWPPFLVGIAAFVFCGACLALVLRRLPKVDEAGHRVSVMGFMPMAWLLLSAVVVAAGFEQAVLALFPVYGTYYNITEARMSALLSMMIAGNIAMQVPLGLLAERLTARLVRFICVSLTLLGCVLLPALIETPLIWPCVFVWGAVSYGIYTMSIIELGERFTGSALVAGNAAFSLMWGVGGIAVPPLAGGAMDILGAAGLPITLGAICLALAVTTVLRGRAV, from the coding sequence ATGGACCTGGCGGAAGAGAACAGCGGCGAGACAATGCAGTGGGCGGCGATCACCGGCGTGATCGCCACCGTTTCGGTGTTCGCCATCGCGCAAGGGCTGAGCTATCCGCTGTTGAGCTTCATCCTGCAGCGCCAGGGCGTCTCGCCGGCCATGATCGGCCTCTCGGCGGCAATGACGCCGGTCGGCTTTATCGTCTCGTCGCCGCTGATCCCGGCGCTGGCGCGCCGGTTCGGGGCGGGGCGCACGGCGCTCACCTGCGCAGCTCTTTCCGCGATCATGCTGGCGCTGATCGGCTGGACGCAAAACGTCTATCTGTGGTTTCCTCTGCGCTTCCTGATCGGCGTGGTGACCAATCCACTCTATGTGCTGAGCGAGATCTGGGTGATCGCGTTGGCGCCGCCGTTGCGCCGCGGCCGCGTGATGGGGGTCTATTCCACAGTCATTTCGGCTGGTTTCGCCGCCGGCCCGCTGTGCCTGCTTGCCGTCGGCACCGAAGGCTGGCCGCCGTTTCTCGTCGGCATCGCCGCATTCGTTTTTTGCGGCGCCTGCCTGGCGCTGGTGCTGCGACGGCTTCCAAAGGTCGATGAGGCCGGGCACCGGGTTTCGGTTATGGGGTTCATGCCGATGGCATGGCTGCTATTGTCGGCGGTTGTCGTGGCCGCTGGTTTCGAACAGGCGGTTCTGGCATTGTTTCCGGTCTACGGAACCTATTACAACATCACCGAAGCCCGCATGTCGGCGCTGCTGTCGATGATGATTGCCGGCAACATCGCCATGCAGGTGCCGCTCGGCCTGCTGGCGGAACGGCTGACGGCGCGTCTGGTGCGGTTTATCTGTGTGTCCCTAACGCTGCTCGGATGCGTGCTGTTGCCGGCTCTCATCGAGACGCCGCTGATCTGGCCATGCGTCTTTGTCTGGGGTGCGGTTTCCTACGGTATCTATACGATGTCGATCATCGAGCTCGGCGAGCGGTTCACCGGCTCGGCGCTGGTCGCCGGCAATGCCGCCTTCTCGCTGATGTGGGGAGTCGGCGGCATCGCCGTGCCGCCGCTGGCGGGCGGCGCCATGGATATTCTCGGTGCTGCCGGCCTGCCGATCACGCTTGGCGCCATTTGTCTGGCGCTGGCGGTCACAACCGTATTGCGGGGGCGAGCAGTCTAA
- a CDS encoding prolyl oligopeptidase family serine peptidase → MTKPNTKTQPKSSAEDPFLWLEDRTGKEALDWVHRQNEVTTGELQGDPSYQAYFQTALDLMTAEDNIAVGSALNGHVYNFWQDKTNVLGLWRRTTVASYKTEKPDWETIIDFDSLSAKEGVKWVFSGASRLYPDFSRCLLSLSPDGGDASEMREFDIETKSFVEDGFRAPASKSGFIWLDKDTVIVSAAFEEDEKTQSGYPRVVKLWQRGTRLEDATPIFEAQKQDLAAGGSLEFDGDKRYLFLTRTLDFFASHSFLRLPSGENRRIPLPDDVTDTALFRDQLVFGVRSPWTAPDGTLCRPDGLYSLDFARWIETNALGPVETVLKPAGRVSIAGIARTLDRLFINLMDNVRGKVVACDRSGSGWSLEPVALPENGNVGISHAERFGSSVSFSFTDFLTPSSIIWSDDNAATLATVKSQPARFDASSLVSEQFEARSKDGTMVPYFVVRRRDQNGPVPTLLYGYGGFEVPLLPGYAGVRGRLWLEKGNAYVQANIRGGGEFGPNWHQAALKANRQNAFDDFIAAAQDLVKRGIATPATLGIQGGSNGGLLTGVSLTQHPELFGAVIIDVPLLDMLRYTELPPGASWMAEYGDPAKPEEAAWLAAYSPYQHVETDAAYPPVLLTTSTADDRVHPGHARKMAGRLQAAGHTKTLFFEETEGGHGGRGDRRPQAAQAAMKYVFLQRALNGTA, encoded by the coding sequence ATGACCAAACCGAACACAAAGACGCAGCCGAAATCATCGGCCGAAGATCCCTTTCTCTGGCTGGAGGACAGGACAGGCAAGGAAGCGCTCGACTGGGTTCACCGTCAGAACGAGGTTACAACAGGTGAATTGCAGGGCGATCCGTCCTACCAGGCCTACTTCCAAACCGCGCTCGACCTGATGACGGCCGAAGACAACATTGCGGTCGGCTCTGCGCTCAACGGCCACGTCTACAATTTCTGGCAGGACAAGACCAACGTGCTCGGCCTCTGGCGGCGCACGACGGTCGCTTCCTACAAGACCGAGAAGCCGGATTGGGAGACGATCATCGACTTCGACAGTCTTTCGGCCAAAGAGGGCGTGAAATGGGTGTTCAGCGGCGCCAGCCGGCTTTACCCCGATTTCAGCCGCTGCCTGCTCAGCCTGTCGCCGGATGGCGGCGACGCCAGTGAGATGCGCGAATTCGACATCGAAACCAAGTCCTTTGTCGAGGACGGCTTTCGTGCTCCTGCCTCGAAGTCAGGCTTCATCTGGCTGGACAAGGACACGGTCATCGTCTCGGCTGCCTTCGAAGAGGACGAAAAAACCCAGTCCGGTTATCCGCGCGTGGTCAAGCTTTGGCAGCGCGGCACCAGGCTGGAGGATGCGACGCCGATCTTCGAGGCGCAGAAGCAGGATCTCGCCGCCGGCGGTTCCCTCGAGTTCGACGGCGACAAGCGGTATCTGTTCCTGACCCGGACGCTCGACTTCTTTGCCTCGCACAGCTTCCTGCGGCTGCCTTCCGGCGAAAACAGGCGCATCCCGCTGCCGGACGACGTCACCGACACGGCGCTGTTCAGGGATCAGCTCGTCTTCGGGGTGCGCAGCCCGTGGACAGCGCCGGACGGCACGCTGTGCCGACCCGACGGCCTCTATTCGCTGGATTTCGCGCGCTGGATCGAGACCAATGCGCTGGGACCTGTCGAAACCGTGCTCAAGCCGGCGGGTCGTGTTTCGATCGCCGGCATCGCCCGCACGCTAGACCGGTTGTTCATCAACCTGATGGACAATGTGCGCGGCAAGGTCGTCGCCTGCGATCGCAGCGGCAGCGGCTGGTCACTGGAGCCGGTAGCCTTACCTGAAAACGGCAATGTCGGCATCAGCCACGCCGAGCGTTTCGGCTCCAGCGTCTCCTTCTCCTTCACCGACTTCCTGACGCCGAGCTCGATCATCTGGTCGGACGACAATGCTGCGACGCTGGCAACGGTGAAATCGCAGCCGGCGCGCTTCGACGCGTCATCCCTTGTCTCGGAACAGTTCGAGGCGCGCTCGAAAGACGGCACCATGGTCCCTTACTTCGTCGTCAGGCGGCGCGATCAGAACGGGCCGGTGCCGACGCTGCTTTACGGTTATGGCGGCTTCGAAGTGCCGCTGCTGCCAGGCTATGCCGGCGTGCGCGGTCGGCTGTGGCTGGAAAAAGGCAATGCCTATGTGCAGGCCAATATCCGCGGCGGCGGCGAGTTCGGCCCGAACTGGCACCAGGCCGCGCTCAAGGCCAATCGCCAGAATGCCTTCGACGATTTTATAGCGGCCGCGCAAGACCTGGTGAAACGCGGCATCGCCACGCCGGCCACGCTCGGCATCCAGGGCGGCTCGAATGGCGGCCTGCTGACCGGCGTTTCGCTGACCCAGCATCCGGAGCTTTTCGGGGCGGTGATCATCGATGTGCCGCTGCTCGACATGCTGCGCTATACCGAGCTGCCGCCTGGCGCATCCTGGATGGCCGAGTATGGCGATCCAGCGAAGCCTGAAGAGGCCGCGTGGCTTGCCGCTTACTCGCCTTATCAGCATGTCGAGACCGATGCCGCCTATCCGCCGGTGTTGCTGACCACATCGACGGCCGACGACCGCGTCCATCCCGGCCATGCGCGCAAGATGGCCGGGCGGCTGCAGGCTGCCGGCCACACGAAGACGCTATTCTTCGAGGAAACCGAGGGCGGCCATGGCGGGCGCGGTGATCGCCGGCCGCAAGCGGCGCAGGCGGCGATGAAGTATGTCTTCCTGCAACGGGCGCTGAACGGAACGGCTTGA